In a single window of the Micromonospora sp. WMMD1155 genome:
- a CDS encoding DUF6582 domain-containing protein, whose amino-acid sequence MTSTWKPHEKHGGLSDKDKRELPESVFAFPDKRKEPMTDASHVRNAIARFDQVQGVTDKERDQAFQNILAAAEHYDVEVAETNWRQLGKLPHTPNPAH is encoded by the coding sequence ATGACGTCGACCTGGAAACCCCACGAGAAGCACGGTGGCCTGTCGGACAAGGACAAGCGCGAGCTGCCGGAGAGCGTCTTCGCGTTCCCCGACAAGCGCAAGGAACCGATGACCGACGCGAGCCACGTCCGCAACGCCATCGCCCGGTTCGACCAGGTGCAGGGGGTCACCGACAAGGAGCGTGACCAGGCGTTCCAGAACATCCTCGCCGCCGCCGAGCACTACGACGTCGAGGTGGCGGAGACGAACTGGCGGCAACTCGGCAAGTTGCCGCACACCCCGAATCCGGCCCACTGA
- a CDS encoding glycoside hydrolase family 15 protein, whose protein sequence is MESYPAVENHGLIGDLQTAALISKDGIVDWFCAPRFDSPSVFGALLDRRKGGYFQLAPDGIDYASKQLYLPGTPILITRFHSADGVGELVDFMPVTGEHATNRHRLVRLVRMIRGSMPFRFDCQPRFNYGRDPFELEVHPGGDVFRSATLNLTLTPFKEGKWLIGEADIHRDEQGVSARFTLHAGDIGGVVLETARPQAPRPLNTDEACELLAQTRDYWRRWIDGCRYTGRWREVVERSAMTLKLMTYAPTGALVAAPTTGLPEQIGGQRNWDYRYTWIRDASFSVHALLSIGFTDEAQKYLLWLDARIREARDPDLPLQIMYRIDGSPHLPEEVLDHLEGYRGSAPVRIGNAASGQLQLDIHGEALNSLELADRNGLIAPYEGWRKTAELMDWLCEHWDQPEDGIWETRSGRQDFTYGRVMSWVALDRAIRLAQRRGRPGDTTRWTTERNAVYEQIMTRGFHPGRQAFVQHYRTDILDASLLAMPGIGFISPMDPMWESTLRAMDAELVSDSLVYRYDPNASPDGLAGTEGTFSMCTFWYVQALAQAGRLDDARLTFEKMLTYSNPLGLYSEEIAPTGEQIGNFPQAFSHLSLISTANHLDRLLDEQG, encoded by the coding sequence GTGGAGAGCTACCCGGCGGTCGAAAACCATGGCCTCATCGGTGACCTGCAGACGGCGGCGCTGATCAGCAAGGACGGCATTGTCGACTGGTTCTGCGCGCCCCGCTTCGATTCACCGAGCGTTTTCGGAGCGCTGCTGGACCGCCGGAAGGGCGGCTACTTCCAACTCGCGCCCGACGGCATCGACTACGCGAGCAAGCAGCTTTACCTGCCCGGTACGCCGATCCTCATCACTCGTTTCCACAGTGCTGACGGTGTGGGCGAATTGGTGGACTTCATGCCGGTCACCGGTGAACACGCCACCAACCGGCACCGGTTGGTCCGGCTCGTCCGCATGATCCGGGGCAGTATGCCGTTTCGCTTCGACTGCCAGCCTCGATTCAACTACGGACGCGACCCGTTCGAGCTTGAGGTGCACCCCGGGGGAGACGTGTTCCGGAGCGCGACGCTGAACCTCACCCTGACCCCCTTCAAGGAGGGCAAATGGCTGATCGGCGAGGCGGACATCCACCGCGACGAGCAGGGCGTGTCGGCCCGGTTCACGCTGCACGCCGGCGACATCGGCGGGGTGGTGCTGGAGACGGCCCGACCACAGGCACCCCGACCGCTCAACACCGATGAGGCATGCGAACTGCTCGCCCAGACCCGCGACTACTGGCGACGGTGGATTGACGGCTGCCGTTACACGGGTCGGTGGAGGGAGGTGGTCGAGCGGTCCGCGATGACGCTCAAACTGATGACGTACGCCCCGACCGGCGCTCTGGTCGCCGCGCCCACCACCGGGCTGCCGGAGCAGATCGGCGGGCAGCGGAACTGGGACTACCGCTACACCTGGATCAGGGACGCGTCCTTCTCGGTACACGCGCTGCTGAGTATCGGCTTCACCGACGAGGCCCAGAAATACCTGCTCTGGCTGGACGCACGCATCCGGGAGGCCCGAGATCCCGATCTGCCCCTACAGATCATGTACCGGATCGACGGCTCACCGCACCTGCCCGAGGAGGTGCTGGACCACCTGGAGGGGTACCGGGGTTCGGCACCGGTGCGCATCGGCAACGCCGCGTCGGGCCAGCTGCAACTCGACATCCACGGCGAGGCGCTCAACTCCTTGGAACTCGCCGACCGCAACGGCCTCATCGCGCCGTACGAGGGTTGGCGGAAAACGGCAGAATTGATGGACTGGCTCTGCGAACACTGGGACCAACCCGAGGATGGCATCTGGGAGACCCGGTCAGGACGGCAGGACTTCACGTACGGGCGGGTGATGTCCTGGGTGGCGCTGGACCGCGCCATCCGCCTCGCCCAACGCCGCGGGCGCCCCGGTGACACCACCCGTTGGACGACCGAGCGCAACGCCGTCTACGAGCAGATCATGACCCGGGGCTTCCACCCGGGTCGGCAAGCCTTCGTGCAGCATTACCGCACCGACATCCTGGACGCCTCGCTCCTGGCCATGCCCGGGATCGGCTTCATCTCACCGATGGACCCGATGTGGGAGTCGACGTTGCGGGCGATGGACGCCGAACTGGTCTCCGACAGCCTCGTCTACCGCTACGACCCGAACGCCTCGCCGGACGGTCTGGCCGGCACCGAGGGCACCTTCAGCATGTGCACCTTCTGGTACGTGCAGGCCCTCGCCCAGGCCGGCCGGCTCGACGACGCCCGACTGACCTTCGAGAAGATGCTCACCTACAGCAACCCGCTGGGCCTCTACTCCGAGGAGATCGCGCCGACCGGTGAGCAGATCGGGAACTTCCCTCAGGCGTTCAGTCACCTGTCGCTGATCAGTACCGCGAACCACCTCGACCGTCTGCTCGACGAGCAGGGTTGA
- a CDS encoding VOC family protein — MSLRGFATLNIWADDVEAATAWYAHLLGVEAYFTRPGPDGHLAYAEFRVGDYQAELGIIDRRHAPPTATATGPGGAVMHWHVDDLDATVDRLLALGATEYQPITPHGDGGFVTASVVDPFGNVLGVMRNPHYLDVLAALTAT; from the coding sequence ATGAGCCTGCGAGGATTTGCCACACTCAACATCTGGGCGGACGACGTGGAGGCGGCCACCGCCTGGTACGCGCACCTCCTCGGCGTCGAGGCGTACTTCACGCGCCCCGGGCCGGACGGACACCTCGCGTACGCCGAGTTCCGCGTCGGTGACTACCAAGCTGAACTGGGCATCATCGACCGCCGGCACGCACCACCCACGGCCACCGCGACCGGCCCGGGTGGCGCGGTCATGCACTGGCACGTCGACGACCTCGACGCCACCGTGGACCGACTGCTGGCGTTGGGCGCGACGGAGTACCAGCCGATCACGCCGCACGGGGACGGGGGGTTCGTCACCGCGTCGGTGGTCGACCCGTTCGGCAATGTGCTGGGCGTCATGAGGAACCCGCACTACCTCGACGTCCTCGCCGCACTCACGGCGACCTGA
- a CDS encoding amphi-Trp domain-containing protein, with translation MADMDIYEDARTVSRSDLAAWLRQLASQLESDGRIFYGAAGSVSVADTVRCELEIEQESETELSVEIEFSWTVPTSGQAADEVEESPSGEQQDEAAPEA, from the coding sequence ATGGCCGACATGGATATCTACGAGGACGCCCGTACGGTGTCACGTTCGGATCTGGCCGCCTGGTTGCGTCAGTTGGCGAGCCAGCTGGAGTCCGATGGGCGGATCTTCTACGGCGCGGCGGGCTCCGTGTCCGTGGCGGACACCGTGCGCTGCGAGCTGGAGATCGAGCAGGAGAGCGAGACGGAGTTGTCCGTCGAGATCGAGTTCTCCTGGACGGTGCCGACGTCCGGGCAGGCGGCGGACGAGGTCGAGGAATCGCCGAGCGGGGAGCAGCAGGACGAGGCCGCGCCGGAGGCGTGA
- a CDS encoding Clp protease N-terminal domain-containing protein, protein MTEPLQIGVTVKLDDLIQAIKKAHTDALDQLTDAVIAADHLGEVADHLIGHFVDQARRSGASWTDIGRSMGVSKQAAQKRFVPKASTDAAALDPNAGFGRFTPRARNVVMASQEEARASRNAEIGPEHLVLGLLAEPEALAARVMADLGVTPEAVRETVAAALPPRVEQVPDLIPYDARGKKALELTFREALRLGHNYIGTEHILLALLEQEDGAGVLTSLGLEKAAVEADLATALAAVVKDASKSDDAG, encoded by the coding sequence ATGACAGAACCTCTTCAGATCGGTGTCACCGTCAAGCTCGACGACCTCATCCAGGCGATCAAGAAGGCGCACACCGATGCGCTCGACCAGCTCACCGACGCGGTCATCGCCGCCGACCACCTCGGTGAGGTCGCCGATCACCTGATCGGTCACTTCGTCGACCAGGCCCGCCGCTCGGGTGCCTCCTGGACCGACATCGGCCGCAGCATGGGCGTCAGCAAGCAGGCCGCCCAGAAGCGTTTCGTGCCGAAGGCCTCGACCGATGCCGCCGCGCTCGACCCGAACGCCGGCTTCGGCCGGTTCACCCCCCGGGCCCGCAACGTGGTGATGGCCTCCCAGGAGGAGGCCCGCGCCAGCAGGAACGCCGAGATCGGGCCCGAGCACCTGGTGCTGGGTCTGCTCGCGGAGCCGGAGGCGCTGGCCGCCCGGGTGATGGCCGACCTGGGCGTCACCCCCGAGGCGGTGCGGGAGACTGTCGCCGCCGCCCTTCCGCCACGGGTCGAGCAGGTGCCGGACCTCATCCCGTACGACGCTCGCGGCAAGAAGGCGTTGGAGTTGACCTTCCGGGAGGCGCTGCGCCTCGGGCACAACTACATCGGCACCGAGCACATCCTGCTCGCCCTGCTGGAGCAGGAGGACGGTGCGGGGGTGCTCACCAGCCTCGGCCTGGAGAAGGCGGCGGTGGAGGCCGACCTCGCCACCGCGCTCGCCGCCGTTGTCAAAGACGCGTCGAAGAGCGACGACGCCGGTTAG
- a CDS encoding DUF72 domain-containing protein has protein sequence MWSHRSWPGHRLPPGERLAHYASWCDAVEGNTTFYATPTRDTVTSWAAQTDPTFRFVPKLPKVVTHERRLTDVGEPLHAFLDAIEPLGPRAHALWIQLPGSFAPADVPTLGRFLTRLPRSHRYAVEVRHPAFFTDDRAIRLLEATLGSVSAEWIPFDTTAFFASRPTSDAERDAWTKKPRVPLRSLALTDRPIVRYLGRDDSARTVEGWQHWVDVTATWLREGRSPTMFVHTPDNADAPALARRFHDEVRAQVPTLDALPEPIPVEPLTLF, from the coding sequence ATGTGGAGTCACCGGTCGTGGCCGGGGCACCGACTGCCGCCCGGGGAACGCCTGGCGCACTACGCGAGCTGGTGCGACGCCGTGGAGGGCAACACGACGTTCTACGCGACCCCGACCCGGGACACCGTGACGTCGTGGGCCGCGCAGACCGATCCCACGTTCCGGTTCGTCCCCAAGCTTCCGAAGGTCGTCACACACGAACGCCGACTCACCGACGTCGGCGAACCACTGCACGCCTTCCTGGACGCGATCGAGCCGCTCGGCCCCCGCGCGCACGCTCTCTGGATCCAGTTGCCCGGCTCGTTCGCGCCCGCCGACGTGCCGACCCTGGGCCGCTTCCTGACCCGACTTCCCCGATCCCACCGGTACGCGGTGGAGGTCCGCCACCCGGCGTTCTTCACCGACGACCGCGCGATCCGGCTGTTGGAGGCGACCCTCGGATCCGTGTCGGCCGAGTGGATCCCCTTCGACACGACCGCCTTCTTCGCGAGCCGGCCGACCAGCGACGCGGAGCGGGACGCCTGGACCAAGAAACCCCGTGTGCCGCTGCGGTCGCTGGCACTGACCGATCGGCCGATCGTCCGCTATCTCGGCCGCGACGACTCCGCTCGCACTGTCGAGGGGTGGCAGCACTGGGTCGACGTGACAGCCACCTGGCTCCGGGAGGGGCGCTCACCGACGATGTTCGTCCACACGCCGGACAACGCCGACGCGCCCGCGCTCGCCCGCCGGTTCCACGACGAGGTACGCGCGCAGGTGCCCACGCTCGACGCACTGCCCGAGCCGATCCCGGTCGAACCCCTGACGCTGTTCTGA
- a CDS encoding DUF1996 domain-containing protein, with protein MSYAPSPEPDASPPPSRHRPPSRFTRTRLAMAAGATVALVIAATGVYLGNGDVTPEPSNASNALDDPSTSAGQPGSPAMAASTSATPAASSTPSASTTPSTAATPKVPTTGWIPVDRAAWKAQADAYQRLKIDPVPAGVGNLPEFRADCQYSHRLPDDPIVAPGLPGASHMHSFVGNKAVDADTVAGDLTKFTATSCKPVQDHSAYWVPTLYDNATGKPVETTGFRVYYRSLAKNSTGQMPMPNGLRMISGDAKKKKPTPRGATGQFYCAFYGPGDLDGIARSTNGNWPICGGDATLHFMMQFPDCWDGKHLDSPNHKDHVAYGSGNGCPSSHPVRIPAITFDIQYPAKGTPAGYYLSSDKEGKSASSMHGDAFVMWDVDTMNKRTKNCVLQRRTCDNYGYQK; from the coding sequence GTGTCGTACGCCCCGTCGCCCGAACCGGACGCGAGCCCACCCCCGTCCCGGCACCGCCCGCCGAGTCGGTTCACCCGCACCCGACTGGCGATGGCCGCGGGCGCGACGGTCGCGCTGGTCATCGCCGCCACCGGCGTGTACCTGGGCAACGGTGACGTGACACCCGAGCCGTCGAACGCGTCCAACGCCCTCGACGACCCGTCGACGTCGGCCGGGCAGCCCGGATCCCCTGCCATGGCGGCGTCGACCTCGGCGACACCGGCGGCCTCCTCGACCCCGTCGGCCTCCACGACACCGTCGACCGCGGCCACGCCGAAGGTCCCGACGACCGGTTGGATACCCGTGGACCGGGCCGCCTGGAAGGCGCAGGCCGACGCGTACCAGAGGTTGAAGATCGATCCTGTCCCGGCCGGCGTGGGCAACCTCCCGGAGTTCCGGGCGGACTGCCAGTACAGCCACCGGCTGCCGGACGACCCGATCGTCGCTCCCGGTCTCCCGGGCGCCTCCCACATGCACTCCTTCGTCGGGAACAAGGCGGTCGACGCCGACACCGTCGCCGGGGACCTGACGAAGTTCACCGCCACCTCCTGCAAGCCGGTCCAGGACCACTCCGCCTACTGGGTGCCCACGCTCTACGACAACGCGACCGGTAAGCCGGTCGAGACGACCGGTTTCCGGGTTTACTACCGCTCGCTGGCGAAGAACTCGACCGGCCAGATGCCGATGCCCAACGGCCTGCGCATGATCTCCGGTGACGCCAAGAAGAAGAAGCCGACGCCGCGCGGCGCGACCGGCCAGTTCTACTGCGCCTTCTACGGCCCCGGTGACCTCGACGGAATCGCCCGCAGCACCAACGGCAACTGGCCCATCTGCGGCGGCGACGCCACCCTGCACTTCATGATGCAGTTCCCCGACTGCTGGGACGGCAAGCACCTGGACAGCCCCAACCACAAGGACCATGTGGCGTACGGCAGCGGCAACGGCTGCCCGAGCAGCCACCCGGTGCGGATCCCGGCGATCACCTTCGACATCCAGTACCCGGCGAAGGGCACTCCGGCGGGCTACTACCTCTCCTCCGACAAGGAGGGGAAGAGCGCTTCGTCGATGCACGGGGACGCGTTCGTGATGTGGGACGTCGACACCATGAACAAGCGCACCAAGAACTGCGTCCTGCAGCGGCGGACCTGCGACAACTACGGCTACCAGAAATAG